A genomic stretch from Gorilla gorilla gorilla isolate KB3781 chromosome 20, NHGRI_mGorGor1-v2.1_pri, whole genome shotgun sequence includes:
- the USF2 gene encoding upstream stimulatory factor 2 isoform X3 — MDMLDPGLDPAASATAAAAASHDKGPEAEEGVELQEGGDGPGAEEQTAVAITSVQQAAFGDHNIQYQFRTETNGGQVTYRVVQVTDGQLDGQGDTAGAVSVVSTAAFAGGQQAVTQVGVDGAAQRPGPAAASVPPGPAAPFPLAVIQNPFSNGGSPAAEAVSGEARFAYFPASSVGDTTAVSVQTTDQSLQAGGQFYVMMTPQDVLQTGTQRTIAPRTHPYSPKIDGTRTPRDERRRAQHNEEWRSCYAAQARLELLASGGPPASATGLSCHAQSCWCFIRSGPSRRPQVYDL, encoded by the exons atGGACATGCTGGACCCGGGTCTGGATCCCGCTGCCTCGGCCACCGCTGCTGCCGCCGCCAG CCACGACAAGGGACCCGAGGCGGAGGAGGGCGTCGAGCTGCAGGAAG GCGGGGACGGCCCAGGAGCGGAGGAGCAGACAGCGGTGGCCATCACCAGCGTCCAGCAGGCGGCGTTCGGCGACCACAACATCCAGTACCAGTTCCGCACAGAGACAAATGGAGGACAG GTGACATACCGCGTAGTCCAGGTGACTGATGGTCAGCTGGACGGCCAGGGCGACACGGCTGGCGCCGTCAGCGTCGTGTCCACCGCTGCCTTCGCGGGGGGGCAGCAGGCTGTGACCCAGGTGGGTGTGGATGGGGCAGCCCAGCGCCCGGGCCCCGCCGCTGCCTCTGTGCCCCCAGGTCCTGCAGCGCCCTTCCCGCTG GCTGTGATCCAAAATCCCTTCAGCAATGGTGGCAGTCCGGCGGCCGAGGCTGTCAGCGGGGAGGCACGATTTGCCTATTTCCCAGCGTCCAGTGTGGGAGATACTACGGCTGTGTCCGTACAGACCACAGACCAGAGCTTGCAGGCTGGAG GCCAGTTCTACGTCATGATGACGCCCCAGGATGTGCTTCAGACAGGAACACAGAGGACGATCGCCCCCCGGACACACCCTTACTCTCC AAAAATTGATGGAACCAGAACACCCCGTGATGAGAGGAGAAGAGCCCAGCACAACGAAG AGTGGAGGTcctgctatgctgcccaggctcgtcttgaacttctggcctcaggtggtcCTCCGGCCTCGGCTACAGGCCTGAGCTGCCACGCCCAGTCTTGCTGGTGTTTCATAAGGTCCGGCCCCTCCCGTCGGCCTCAGGTGTATGACTTGTGA
- the USF2 gene encoding upstream stimulatory factor 2 isoform X2, producing MDMLDPGLDPAASATAAAAASHDKGPEAEEGVELQEGGDGPGAEEQTAVAITSVQQAAFGDHNIQYQFRTETNGGQVTYRVVQVTDGQLDGQGDTAGAVSVVSTAAFAGGQQAVTQVGVDGAAQRPGPAAASVPPGPAAPFPLAVIQNPFSNGGSPAAEAVSGEARFAYFPASSVGDTTAVSVQTTDQSLQAGGQFYVMMTPQDVLQTGTQRTIAPRTHPYSPKIDGTRTPRDERRRAQHNEVERRRRDKINNWIVQLSKIIPDCNADNSKTGASKGGILSKACDYIRELRQTNQRMQETFKEAERLQMDNELLRQQIEELKNENALLRAQLQQHNLEMVGEGTRQ from the exons atGGACATGCTGGACCCGGGTCTGGATCCCGCTGCCTCGGCCACCGCTGCTGCCGCCGCCAG CCACGACAAGGGACCCGAGGCGGAGGAGGGCGTCGAGCTGCAGGAAG GCGGGGACGGCCCAGGAGCGGAGGAGCAGACAGCGGTGGCCATCACCAGCGTCCAGCAGGCGGCGTTCGGCGACCACAACATCCAGTACCAGTTCCGCACAGAGACAAATGGAGGACAG GTGACATACCGCGTAGTCCAGGTGACTGATGGTCAGCTGGACGGCCAGGGCGACACGGCTGGCGCCGTCAGCGTCGTGTCCACCGCTGCCTTCGCGGGGGGGCAGCAGGCTGTGACCCAGGTGGGTGTGGATGGGGCAGCCCAGCGCCCGGGCCCCGCCGCTGCCTCTGTGCCCCCAGGTCCTGCAGCGCCCTTCCCGCTG GCTGTGATCCAAAATCCCTTCAGCAATGGTGGCAGTCCGGCGGCCGAGGCTGTCAGCGGGGAGGCACGATTTGCCTATTTCCCAGCGTCCAGTGTGGGAGATACTACGGCTGTGTCCGTACAGACCACAGACCAGAGCTTGCAGGCTGGAG GCCAGTTCTACGTCATGATGACGCCCCAGGATGTGCTTCAGACAGGAACACAGAGGACGATCGCCCCCCGGACACACCCTTACTCTCC AAAAATTGATGGAACCAGAACACCCCGTGATGAGAGGAGAAGAGCCCAGCACAACGAAG TGGAGCGGAGGCGGAGGGACAAGATCAACAACTGGATCGTCCAGCTTTCGAAAATCATTCCAGACTGTAACGCAGACAACAGCAAGACGGGAGCG AGTAAAGGAGGGATCCTGTCCAAGGCCTGCGATTACATCCGGGAGTTGCGCCAGACCAACCAGCGCATGCAGGAGACCTTCAAAGAGGCCGAGCGGCTGCAGATGGACAACGAGCTCCTGAGGCAGCAG ATCGAGGAGCTGAAGAATGAGAACGCCCTGCTTCGAGCCCAGCTGCAGCAGCACAACCTGGAGATGGTGGGCGAAGGCACCCGGCAGTGA
- the USF2 gene encoding upstream stimulatory factor 2 isoform X1 yields the protein MDMLDPGLDPAASATAAAAASHDKGPEAEEGVELQEGGDGPGAEEQTAVAITSVQQAAFGDHNIQYQFRTETNGGQVTYRVVQVTDGQLDGQGDTAGAVSVVSTAAFAGGQQAVTQVGVDGAAQRPGPAAASVPPGPAAPFPLAVIQNPFSNGGSPAAEAVSGEARFAYFPASSVGDTTAVSVQTTDQSLQAGGQFYVMMTPQDVLQTGTQRTIAPRTHPYSPKIDGTRTPRDERRRAQHNEVERRRRDKINNWIVQLSKIIPDCNADNSKTGASKGGILSKACDYIRELRQTNQRMQETFKEAERLQMDNELLRQQVGAGPGAGQGPGAPDARRWPSAPLTSVVSARSRS from the exons atGGACATGCTGGACCCGGGTCTGGATCCCGCTGCCTCGGCCACCGCTGCTGCCGCCGCCAG CCACGACAAGGGACCCGAGGCGGAGGAGGGCGTCGAGCTGCAGGAAG GCGGGGACGGCCCAGGAGCGGAGGAGCAGACAGCGGTGGCCATCACCAGCGTCCAGCAGGCGGCGTTCGGCGACCACAACATCCAGTACCAGTTCCGCACAGAGACAAATGGAGGACAG GTGACATACCGCGTAGTCCAGGTGACTGATGGTCAGCTGGACGGCCAGGGCGACACGGCTGGCGCCGTCAGCGTCGTGTCCACCGCTGCCTTCGCGGGGGGGCAGCAGGCTGTGACCCAGGTGGGTGTGGATGGGGCAGCCCAGCGCCCGGGCCCCGCCGCTGCCTCTGTGCCCCCAGGTCCTGCAGCGCCCTTCCCGCTG GCTGTGATCCAAAATCCCTTCAGCAATGGTGGCAGTCCGGCGGCCGAGGCTGTCAGCGGGGAGGCACGATTTGCCTATTTCCCAGCGTCCAGTGTGGGAGATACTACGGCTGTGTCCGTACAGACCACAGACCAGAGCTTGCAGGCTGGAG GCCAGTTCTACGTCATGATGACGCCCCAGGATGTGCTTCAGACAGGAACACAGAGGACGATCGCCCCCCGGACACACCCTTACTCTCC AAAAATTGATGGAACCAGAACACCCCGTGATGAGAGGAGAAGAGCCCAGCACAACGAAG TGGAGCGGAGGCGGAGGGACAAGATCAACAACTGGATCGTCCAGCTTTCGAAAATCATTCCAGACTGTAACGCAGACAACAGCAAGACGGGAGCG AGTAAAGGAGGGATCCTGTCCAAGGCCTGCGATTACATCCGGGAGTTGCGCCAGACCAACCAGCGCATGCAGGAGACCTTCAAAGAGGCCGAGCGGCTGCAGATGGACAACGAGCTCCTGAGGCAGCAGGTGGGTGCGGGGCCTGGagcgggtcagggcccaggagcCCCAGATGCAAGGCGCTGGCCCTCAGCTCCCTTGACCTCCGTCGTGTCCGCCAGATCGAGGAGCTGA
- the USF2 gene encoding upstream stimulatory factor 2 isoform X4, with amino-acid sequence MDMLDPGLDPAASATAAAAASHDKGPEAEEGVELQEGGDGPGAEEQTAVAITSVQQAAFGDHNIQYQFRTETNGGQAVIQNPFSNGGSPAAEAVSGEARFAYFPASSVGDTTAVSVQTTDQSLQAGGQFYVMMTPQDVLQTGTQRTIAPRTHPYSPKIDGTRTPRDERRRAQHNEVERRRRDKINNWIVQLSKIIPDCNADNSKTGASKGGILSKACDYIRELRQTNQRMQETFKEAERLQMDNELLRQQIEELKNENALLRAQLQQHNLEMVGEGTRQ; translated from the exons atGGACATGCTGGACCCGGGTCTGGATCCCGCTGCCTCGGCCACCGCTGCTGCCGCCGCCAG CCACGACAAGGGACCCGAGGCGGAGGAGGGCGTCGAGCTGCAGGAAG GCGGGGACGGCCCAGGAGCGGAGGAGCAGACAGCGGTGGCCATCACCAGCGTCCAGCAGGCGGCGTTCGGCGACCACAACATCCAGTACCAGTTCCGCACAGAGACAAATGGAGGACAG GCTGTGATCCAAAATCCCTTCAGCAATGGTGGCAGTCCGGCGGCCGAGGCTGTCAGCGGGGAGGCACGATTTGCCTATTTCCCAGCGTCCAGTGTGGGAGATACTACGGCTGTGTCCGTACAGACCACAGACCAGAGCTTGCAGGCTGGAG GCCAGTTCTACGTCATGATGACGCCCCAGGATGTGCTTCAGACAGGAACACAGAGGACGATCGCCCCCCGGACACACCCTTACTCTCC AAAAATTGATGGAACCAGAACACCCCGTGATGAGAGGAGAAGAGCCCAGCACAACGAAG TGGAGCGGAGGCGGAGGGACAAGATCAACAACTGGATCGTCCAGCTTTCGAAAATCATTCCAGACTGTAACGCAGACAACAGCAAGACGGGAGCG AGTAAAGGAGGGATCCTGTCCAAGGCCTGCGATTACATCCGGGAGTTGCGCCAGACCAACCAGCGCATGCAGGAGACCTTCAAAGAGGCCGAGCGGCTGCAGATGGACAACGAGCTCCTGAGGCAGCAG ATCGAGGAGCTGAAGAATGAGAACGCCCTGCTTCGAGCCCAGCTGCAGCAGCACAACCTGGAGATGGTGGGCGAAGGCACCCGGCAGTGA
- the HAMP gene encoding hepcidin — MALSSQIWAACLLLLLLLASLTSGSVFPQQTGQLAELQPQDRAGARAGWTPMLQRRRRRDTHFPICIFCCGCCHRSKCGMCCKT; from the exons ATGGCACTGAGCTCCCAGATCTGGGCCGCttgcctcctgctcctcctcctcctcgccaGCCTGACCAGTGGCTCTGTTTTCCCACAACAG ACGGGACAACTTGCAGAGCTGCAACCCCAGGACAGAGCTGGAGCCAGGGCCGGCTGGACG CCCATGCTCCAGAGGCGAAGGAGGCGAGACACCCACTTCCCCATCTGCATTTTCTGCTGCGGCTGCTGTCATCGATCAAAGTGTGGGATGTGCTGCAAGACGTAG